One stretch of Asterias rubens chromosome 8, eAstRub1.3, whole genome shotgun sequence DNA includes these proteins:
- the LOC117293883 gene encoding Fanconi anemia group B protein-like, giving the protein MSKFLYTSVGDQLIKISSLSLTPCPWVGGAEDGPAHQTHDVNNITKPPSVLAESFRFSTKSGSFEPGKNKAILPIDSTSRLLRLVALSNVVDDLTGLKMPCVVVETETKTKRIQSAGDGGSSNRVRIIIILLSVQKWKFMVYGSISLGYSLSKLSNVGLADGPTLCWEHQRCICITCASPRSNGKKVDVISFKQHMWKLSNTLKWFGLIHDDAVAIGMEKQTEADWHSSTAIFDRPVHKWTVVRLHDSQPIKDSITIMPHEYSNIVTCIHFSTMSQWGGRLSREVVWAATNQFQLVEANGGVVQRVCSLPFSDSCRISVAMVSGAEELIVVQSTSGKMCAVWRKSFEVAVEWAGYHTVLVGDFMSFGAEQVLLLGGGADAYRERFLLTDLGSCNWMTEENGETALPRNVPCAENLLSAVQALEAQIQTGMVALRSSEKRYDRKEQLILQAHDALYKMAAGQESPTQMPHISLTCFCDLSGKDEDAVEMDRAEHGTLRSLGSWQRIVANQWIVGVEVCNQTGRNISNITASLIPIATSQTSLCSAATSVCKVKSVAPTAACTLPNPSRPSTSQPVEEPVGKRLKTDSMKNKDGMTVLQPGLVMTLIAITNIPEFQSGSIAKFDVMLKWSESSAGVLPEGVNRGPATLQSNRANRMQSCGTVVLHVSDLVTGKLEVKPLDAARSASQYDCDIQALDALQLATSLIVTSKCSNLLCLDGLLRGPMGFQSLRGQELICPHGLLSLMRVQILASEGPHRRRVVVHSRDQSDLLLLCQHLCQLLPDDVIIKPLPPVNQVKTAIATALQAIDKELSVTCKHLLKLSTDQFSSMLRGHGVNSASSVENGVEGGNIDQLGRVRGDFEAERGRVSNGGAPVEVAAPDVAKAVRQEQLRLRNITDESVGGLACVL; this is encoded by the exons ATGTCGAAGTTTTTGTACACATCAGTTGGCGATCAACTCATAAAGATCTCATCTTTAAGTTTAACACCATGTCCATGGGTAGGAGGCGCTGAAGACGGACCCGCCCATCAAACACATGATGTAAACAACATTACTAAGCCACCATCAGTTTTGGCCGAATCTTTCCGTTTCTCAACAAAAAGTGGCAGCTTTGAACCAGGAAAGAACAAAGCCATTCTACCCATTGACTCAACATCCAGATTGCTCAGACTCGTCGCATTGTCGAATGTTGTGGATGATCTGACAGGATTAAAAATGCCATGTGTCGTTGTTGAAACCGAAACTAAAACCAAACGAATCCAGAGTGCTGGGGATGGTGGGAGCTCTAACCGAGTTCGGATAATCATCATCTTATTATCAGTACAAAAGTGGAAATTTATGGTCTACGGCTCCATCAGCTTGGGGTATTCTTTAAGCAAGTTGTCCAATGTTGGACTTGCTGATGGTCCCACACTCTGCTGGGAACACCAAAGATGCATTTGTATCACGTGTGCGAGTCCGAGATCAAATGGAAAGAAAGTTGACGTAATAAGTTTTAAACAACACATGTGGAAACTCTCCAACACTCTTAAGTGGTTTGGGTTGATACATGATGATGCGGTTGCCATAGGAATGGAGAAGCAGACCGAAGCCGATTGGCATTCAAGCACGGCTATTTTTGACCGACCGGTTCATAAATGGACTGTGGTTAGATTACATGATTCCCAGCCAATAAAAGACAGTATTACCATCAtgcctcatgaatattcaaatatCGTAACCTGTATCCACTTCAGCACTATGAGCCAATGGGGTGGAAGACTGTCAAGAGAAGTGGTTTGGGCAGCCACGAACCAGTTCCAACTGGTTGAAGCTAATGGAGGGGTGGTCCAGAGAGTTTGCAGCCTCCCCTTCAGTGATTCCTGCAGAATTTCTGTTGCCATGGTTTCGGGTGCAGAGGAGCTGATTGTCGTACAGTCGACCAGCGGAAAAATGTGTGCTGTTTGGCGAAAATCTTTTGAG GTTGCTGTTGAGTGGGCCGGCTATCACACAGTACTAGTGGGGGATTTCATGTCCTTTGGAGCGGAGCAAGTCTTGCTCTTGGGAGGCGGGGCAGATGCTTATCGAGAGCGGTTCCTGCTTACTGATCTTGGCAGCTGCAATTGGATGACTGAA GAAAATGGAGAGACTGCATTACCAAGAAACGTGCCATGTGCTGAGAATCTTTTGTCTGCAGTACAGGCTCTCGAGGCTCAAATACAG ACTGGAATGGTAGCTCTTAGATCTTCAGAGAAACGGTACGATCGGAAAGAACAACTTATCCTTCAAGCCCACGATGCAttgtacaaaatggccgcaGGACAGGAGTCACCTACACAAATGCCACAC ATTTCTTTGACCTGCTTCTGTGACCTCTCTGGTAAAGATGAAGATGCAGTGGAGATGGATAGGGCTGAACATGGAACCCTGAGGAGCTTGGGTAGTTGGCAGCGCATTGTTGCCAATCAGTGGATTGTAGGTGTTGAAGTCTGTAACCAAACAGGCAG GAACATTTCAAACATCACTGCATCCCTCATTCCGATTGCCACAAGCCAGACTAGTCTCTGCTCAGCCGCTACATCCGTTTGCAAAGTCAAATCAGTAGCCCCCACCGCAGCCTGTACACTGCCCAACCCATCAAGGCCATCAACATCACAACCAGTAGAGGAGCCGGTGGGGAAGAGGTTGAAGACGGACTCAATGAAGAACAAGGATGGGATGACCGTTTTGCAACCAGGACTCGTCATGACGTTGATAGCCATTACAAATATCCCTGAATTCCAGAGTGGGTCAATCGCCAAGTTTGACGTGATGCTGAAGTGGAGTGAATCCTCAGCAGGCGTCCTGCCTGAAGGAGTCAATCGAGGGCCTGCAACGCTGCAGTCAAACAGGGCTAATAGAATGCAGAGTTGTGGCACTGTTGTGTTGCATGTTTCCGATCTTGTGACTGGAAAATTGGAAGTAAAACCACTTGATGCAGCAAGATCAG CAAGTCAGTATGACTGTGACATTCAAGCACTAGATGCCCTTCAGCTTGCTACATCTTTGATTGTGACGTCCAAGTGCAGCAATCTACTTTGCCTTGACGGTCTCCTGAGAGGTCCCATGGGCTTCCAAAGTTTGAGGGGGCAAGAGCTTATTTGTCCCCATGGGTTGCTCAGTCTAATGAGGGTCCAGATTCTGGCATCTGAAGGTCCACATAGGAGGAGAGTAGTTGTCCACAGCAG GGATCAATCAGACCTTCTCCTACTCTGCCAGCACCTGTGCCAGCTGCTACCAGATGATGTCATCATTAAGCCCCTCCCACCTGTCAATCAAGTCAAGACTGCCATAGCAACGGCTCTGCAAGCCATTGATAAAGAGCTGTCGGTTACATGCAAGCATCTGCTCAAGTTATCCACAGACCAGTTTTCTTCCATGTTACGGGGCCATGGCGTTAACAGTGCTTCATCAGTTGAGAATGGTGTGGAGGGTGGGAACATTGATCAATTGGGACGGGTCAGAGGTGATTTTGAAGCAGAGAGGGGGAGAGTGTCGAATGGGGGTGCCCCTGTGGAGGTTGCTGCCCCGGATGTGGCAAAAGCTGTACGACAGGAACAGCTACGCTTGAGGAACATCACAGATGAAAGTGTCGGTGGTCTAGCCTGTGTACTGTAG